One Streptomyces coeruleorubidus DNA segment encodes these proteins:
- a CDS encoding nucleotide sugar dehydrogenase yields the protein MPADLAVIGLGPYGLPLAQAAVAAGVATIGYRTGPEAGLLSPAEQRRMLSGGFRPTTNATELGRVRTAVICAPTPRGADGGLDLSQLEAAARTLAAHLRPHITVILESPVYPGTTEEFLRPLLEEGSGLRAGRDFHLAYSPSRVDPGNRDFTPANTPKVIGGLTPACTESAAAFYGRLTDKVVRARGPREAETVQLLETNYRHVNIALVNEMAVLCHDLGVDLWDVVRCAETKPFGFQAFRPGPGVGGHAVPQDLTAHGGRTLRMVELAQQVNNRMPGYVVQRAATLLNEHGKSARGARVLLLGVTYKPDLADLHGTPAQEIALRLMELGASVSYHDPHVPAWSVLDRPVPRVDSLYEAVADADLTILLQQHRTYDLQGLSVKAQLLLDTRGAAPTGAAHRL from the coding sequence ATGCCCGCAGATCTCGCCGTCATCGGACTCGGCCCGTACGGCCTGCCCCTGGCCCAGGCCGCCGTCGCCGCCGGCGTCGCCACCATCGGCTACCGGACCGGCCCCGAGGCCGGCCTCCTCAGCCCCGCCGAACAGCGCCGGATGCTCTCGGGGGGCTTCCGGCCGACCACGAACGCCACCGAGCTCGGCCGGGTGCGCACCGCGGTCATCTGCGCACCGACCCCGCGGGGCGCGGACGGCGGACTCGACCTGAGCCAGCTGGAGGCGGCCGCCCGCACCCTGGCCGCCCACCTGCGCCCCCACATCACTGTGATCCTGGAGTCACCTGTGTACCCAGGGACCACAGAGGAATTCCTGCGTCCCCTCCTGGAAGAGGGATCGGGTCTGCGCGCGGGCCGCGACTTCCACCTCGCCTACTCCCCCAGCCGCGTCGACCCCGGCAACCGCGACTTCACCCCCGCCAACACCCCCAAGGTCATCGGCGGCCTCACCCCGGCCTGCACGGAGTCGGCCGCCGCCTTCTACGGACGGCTCACCGACAAGGTGGTGCGCGCGCGTGGACCCCGCGAGGCGGAGACCGTGCAGCTCCTGGAGACCAACTACCGGCACGTCAACATCGCCCTCGTCAACGAGATGGCCGTCCTCTGCCACGACCTGGGCGTCGACCTGTGGGACGTCGTCCGCTGCGCGGAGACCAAGCCGTTCGGCTTCCAGGCCTTCCGCCCCGGCCCCGGCGTCGGCGGCCACGCCGTCCCGCAGGACCTGACCGCCCACGGCGGCCGCACCCTGCGCATGGTGGAACTGGCCCAGCAGGTCAACAACCGCATGCCCGGCTACGTCGTCCAGCGCGCCGCCACGCTCCTCAACGAACACGGCAAGTCGGCCCGCGGCGCACGCGTGCTGCTCCTGGGCGTCACCTACAAGCCCGACCTCGCCGACCTGCACGGCACGCCCGCCCAGGAGATCGCCCTGCGCCTGATGGAACTGGGCGCGTCGGTCAGCTACCACGACCCGCACGTGCCCGCCTGGAGCGTCCTGGACCGCCCCGTCCCCCGCGTGGACTCCCTCTACGAGGCTGTCGCCGACGCGGACCTGACCATCCTCCTCCAGCAGCACCGCACGTACGACCTGCAAGGCCTGTCGGTGAAGGCACAGCTGCTGCTGGACACGCGGGGGGCGGCGCCCACGGGGGCGGCGCATCGGTTGTGA
- a CDS encoding serine hydrolase domain-containing protein yields the protein MPPFRALLALPVSVALLGLPPSDSSALSVPPTNAVLPLLVTQGRAPAAALLAREGATTRYAHAGHGIARSDHFRAGSVTKTFIATVVLQLAAEHRLSLSDTVEQHLPGLVRGAGNDGRALTLRALLTHTSGLYDYTAATGGTAPVTPLQAVRIALTHPPAERGRFSYSNTNYVLLGLVVEQVTGHSYATEAEHRIITPLDLTGTSFPGSRSSLPSPHGRAYAADGTDVTDLDPRVAGAAGELVTTLADLDRFYSALLGGRLLPSRWLREMLDTRAAHGAYGMGLFPEKLPCGTTVWGHNGHISGSYVRSAATVDGRRVLTFRVNTDAIADPGLEPAVLTAEFCPRTS from the coding sequence GTGCCGCCCTTTCGGGCCTTGCTGGCCCTGCCCGTGTCCGTCGCCCTCCTCGGCCTGCCTCCCTCCGACTCGTCGGCTCTGTCCGTTCCGCCCACGAACGCGGTGCTCCCGCTGCTGGTGACCCAGGGCAGAGCACCCGCCGCGGCCCTGCTGGCCCGGGAGGGAGCCACCACCCGCTATGCCCATGCCGGGCACGGAATCGCCCGGTCGGACCACTTCCGCGCCGGCAGCGTCACGAAGACGTTCATCGCGACGGTCGTGCTGCAACTGGCCGCCGAGCACCGGCTGTCACTGTCCGACACCGTGGAGCAGCACCTGCCGGGCCTGGTGCGGGGAGCGGGCAACGACGGCCGCGCGCTGACCCTGCGTGCCCTGCTCACCCACACCAGCGGCCTGTACGACTACACCGCGGCCACCGGCGGAACCGCACCCGTCACACCCCTTCAGGCCGTACGCATCGCACTCACCCACCCCCCGGCCGAACGCGGCCGCTTCTCCTACTCGAACACCAACTACGTCCTGCTCGGCCTGGTCGTCGAGCAGGTCACCGGCCACTCGTACGCCACCGAGGCCGAGCACCGCATCATCACTCCCCTGGATCTGACGGGCACCTCCTTCCCCGGATCCCGCTCCTCGCTGCCCTCTCCGCACGGCCGCGCCTACGCCGCCGACGGAACCGACGTCACCGATCTCGACCCGCGGGTGGCCGGCGCCGCGGGCGAGTTGGTGACCACGCTCGCCGATCTGGACCGCTTCTACTCGGCCCTGCTCGGCGGGCGGCTGCTGCCCTCGCGCTGGCTGCGCGAGATGCTCGACACCCGTGCCGCACACGGCGCGTACGGCATGGGGCTGTTCCCCGAGAAACTTCCGTGCGGCACCACGGTGTGGGGGCACAACGGGCACATATCCGGCAGCTACGTGCGCAGCGCGGCCACCGTCGACGGCCGGCGTGTCCTCACCTTCCGCGTGAACACGGACGCGATCGCAGATCCCGGTCTCGAACCCGCGGTGCTCACGGCCGAGTTCTGCCCCCGCACCTCGTAG
- a CDS encoding glycerol-3-phosphate dehydrogenase/oxidase, protein MRTATLGPAQRAESLASMAERELDVLVVGAGVVGAGTALDAATRGLSTGLVEARDWASGTSSRSSKLIHGGLRYLEMLDFTLVREALKERGLLLERLAPHLVKPVPFLYPLQHKGWERLYAGSGVAMYDAMSMARGHGRGLPMHRHLTRSHALRVAPCLKKDALVGALQYYDAQMDDARYVATLVRTAVAYGAKAANRARVTGFLREGERVVGAKVQDVEAGGEYEIRAKQVVNATGVWTDDTQAMVGERGQFHVRASKGIHLVVPRDRIHSTTGLILRTEKSVLFVIPWGRHWIVGTTDTDWDLDKAHPAASSADIDYLLDHVNSVLAVPLTRDDVQGVYAGLRPLLAGESAATSKLSREHTVAHPVPGLVVVAGGKYTTYRVMAKDAVDAAVHGLDMRVAECVTEDVPLLGAEGYRALWNARARIAARTGLHVVRVEHLLNRYGTMAEELLALVAEDPSLGEPLPAADDYLRAEIVYAASHEGARHLDDVLTRRTRISIETFDRGTRSARDAAELMAPVLGWDKDQIEREVQHYEKRVEAERESQRQPDDLTADAARLGAPDIVPL, encoded by the coding sequence GTGAGGACAGCGACACTCGGGCCGGCGCAACGCGCCGAGTCACTCGCATCTATGGCCGAGCGCGAGCTGGACGTGCTGGTGGTGGGCGCAGGCGTGGTCGGTGCGGGCACCGCCCTCGACGCCGCGACCAGGGGCCTGTCCACGGGCCTGGTGGAGGCGCGTGACTGGGCGTCCGGCACCTCCAGCCGGTCCAGCAAGCTGATCCACGGCGGCCTGCGCTATCTGGAGATGCTCGACTTCACGCTCGTACGGGAGGCCCTGAAGGAACGCGGCCTGCTGCTGGAGCGGCTCGCGCCGCATCTCGTGAAACCCGTGCCGTTTCTGTACCCCTTGCAGCACAAGGGCTGGGAGCGCCTGTACGCCGGGTCGGGCGTCGCGATGTACGACGCCATGTCCATGGCCCGAGGTCATGGCCGGGGCCTGCCCATGCACCGCCACCTGACCCGCTCTCACGCCCTGCGCGTGGCGCCCTGCTTGAAGAAAGACGCGCTGGTCGGGGCGCTTCAGTACTACGACGCCCAGATGGACGACGCCCGGTACGTGGCGACCCTGGTGCGCACGGCGGTGGCGTACGGCGCGAAGGCCGCCAACCGCGCCCGTGTGACGGGCTTCCTGCGTGAGGGCGAGCGGGTCGTCGGCGCGAAGGTGCAGGATGTCGAGGCGGGCGGCGAGTACGAGATCCGGGCCAAGCAGGTCGTCAACGCGACCGGCGTGTGGACGGACGACACCCAGGCGATGGTCGGGGAGCGCGGCCAGTTCCACGTACGGGCGTCCAAGGGCATCCACCTGGTCGTACCGCGCGACCGGATCCACTCCACGACCGGGCTGATCCTGCGCACGGAGAAGTCCGTGCTGTTCGTCATCCCCTGGGGCCGGCACTGGATCGTCGGGACCACGGACACCGACTGGGACCTCGACAAGGCCCACCCGGCCGCGTCCAGCGCGGACATCGACTACCTGCTGGACCATGTGAACTCGGTGCTCGCGGTGCCGCTCACGAGGGACGACGTCCAGGGCGTGTACGCGGGCCTGCGGCCGCTGCTCGCGGGCGAGTCGGCCGCCACCAGCAAGCTGTCGCGCGAGCACACCGTCGCGCATCCCGTGCCCGGGCTCGTCGTCGTGGCGGGCGGCAAGTACACCACCTACCGGGTCATGGCCAAGGACGCGGTGGACGCGGCGGTGCACGGGCTCGACATGCGCGTCGCCGAGTGCGTCACCGAGGACGTGCCACTGCTGGGCGCCGAGGGCTACCGGGCGCTGTGGAACGCGCGGGCGCGGATAGCGGCCCGGACCGGACTGCATGTGGTGCGGGTGGAGCACCTGCTGAACCGGTACGGGACGATGGCCGAGGAACTCCTCGCGCTCGTCGCCGAGGACCCGTCCCTGGGTGAGCCCCTGCCGGCGGCCGACGACTATCTGCGCGCCGAGATCGTGTACGCGGCCTCGCACGAGGGGGCGCGACATCTGGACGACGTGCTGACCCGGCGCACGCGCATCTCCATCGAGACCTTCGACCGGGGCACGCGCAGCGCTCGCGACGCCGCCGAGCTGATGGCGCCGGTCCTCGGCTGGGACAAGGACCAGATCGAGCGCGAGGTCCAGCACTACGAGAAGCGGGTGGAGGCGGAGCGGGAGTCGCAGCGCCAGCCGGACGACCTGACGGCGGACGCGGCGCGGCTGGGGGCGCCGGACATCGTGCCGCTGTAG
- a CDS encoding serine/threonine-protein kinase, whose protein sequence is MSEAERAGTSRQDTRQDNRERLLAGRYRLGKVLGRGGMGTVWRAEDETLGRTVAVKELRFPSNIDEEEKRRLITRTLREAKAIARIRNNSAVTVFDVVQEDDRPWIVMELVEGKSLAEVIREDGLLEPRRAAEVGLAILDVLRSAHREGILHRDVKPSNVLIAEDGRVVLTDFGIAQVEGDPSITSTGMLVGAPSYISPERARGHKPGRAADLWSLGGLLYAAVEGAPPYDKGSAIATLTAVMTEPLEEPKNAGPLKDVIHGLLTKDPAKRLDDAGARAMLNAVIHAPEKAEPEPLDATKVVPLPAQPDKSSRKGSSAGSGSKRGEEAGERLRGALRSVRKGAAGTAGASAASRTESDGAAASSAPEGGKVGSGDAGASVSKPGSAADPGAAAGAGERGAQGAKTASAGRSSGWPVMTPPDLPPRPAPPRAPLTDVVPRRTLMIIAMVVALAVIGTVLAIALSGDDKDSKGASGESGGKTVATASSGADTKGDESDGTRTDGAATQPAPSKPASNSTPGDRASGSSGGGKGTAAVSTHQGSQGYSIGLPKGWKYQSTGAAGDRFTGPDGQKLLIAWTSTPKGDPVADWKSQERYMQRAQYKKIRIEQVDYRGWNTADWEFTYVDGGTKYRTIDRGFVVDDRQGYALMYTAKAADWDGELRKQTWRTLTKTFEPKS, encoded by the coding sequence ATGTCGGAGGCGGAGCGGGCGGGCACATCTCGTCAGGACACTCGTCAGGACAACAGGGAGCGTCTCCTCGCGGGGCGTTACCGGCTGGGCAAGGTGCTCGGCCGCGGGGGCATGGGCACGGTGTGGCGGGCCGAGGACGAGACCCTCGGGCGGACGGTCGCCGTCAAGGAGCTGCGGTTCCCGTCGAACATCGACGAGGAGGAGAAGCGACGGCTGATCACGCGGACGCTGCGCGAGGCCAAGGCGATCGCGCGGATCCGCAACAACAGCGCCGTGACGGTCTTCGACGTGGTCCAGGAGGACGACCGGCCCTGGATCGTGATGGAGCTCGTCGAGGGCAAGTCGCTCGCCGAGGTCATCCGGGAGGACGGCCTGCTGGAGCCCAGGCGTGCGGCGGAGGTCGGGCTCGCGATCCTCGACGTGCTGCGGTCCGCGCACCGCGAGGGCATCCTGCACCGCGACGTGAAGCCGTCGAACGTGCTGATCGCCGAGGACGGCCGGGTCGTGCTCACGGACTTCGGGATCGCCCAGGTCGAGGGTGACCCGTCCATCACCTCGACCGGCATGCTCGTCGGCGCGCCCTCCTACATCTCCCCTGAGCGGGCGCGCGGGCACAAGCCGGGCCGGGCGGCCGACCTGTGGTCGCTCGGCGGGCTGCTGTACGCGGCGGTGGAGGGCGCGCCGCCGTACGACAAGGGATCGGCCATAGCGACCCTCACGGCCGTGATGACCGAGCCGTTGGAGGAGCCGAAGAACGCCGGCCCGCTGAAGGACGTCATCCACGGACTGCTCACCAAGGACCCCGCCAAGCGGCTCGACGACGCGGGCGCCCGGGCGATGCTGAACGCGGTCATCCACGCGCCCGAGAAGGCCGAGCCGGAGCCCCTGGACGCGACGAAGGTCGTGCCGCTGCCGGCGCAGCCGGACAAGTCCTCGCGCAAGGGGAGTTCGGCGGGTTCCGGGAGCAAGCGGGGCGAGGAAGCCGGGGAGCGGTTGCGCGGGGCGCTGCGTTCCGTGCGCAAGGGCGCTGCGGGAACGGCCGGGGCGTCGGCCGCGTCCCGGACGGAGTCCGACGGCGCTGCGGCCTCGTCCGCGCCGGAGGGCGGGAAGGTCGGGTCCGGGGACGCGGGTGCGTCCGTGTCGAAGCCGGGTTCGGCGGCGGACCCGGGGGCGGCTGCCGGGGCCGGTGAGCGGGGTGCGCAGGGGGCGAAGACGGCGTCCGCGGGCCGGAGTTCGGGGTGGCCCGTCATGACGCCGCCGGACCTGCCGCCGCGGCCCGCGCCGCCCAGGGCGCCGCTCACCGACGTCGTGCCGCGGCGGACCTTGATGATCATCGCGATGGTCGTGGCGCTCGCCGTGATCGGCACCGTGCTCGCCATCGCGCTCAGCGGAGACGACAAGGACTCCAAGGGGGCCTCCGGCGAGAGCGGCGGCAAGACCGTCGCCACGGCGTCGAGCGGCGCCGACACCAAGGGCGACGAGAGCGACGGCACGCGCACCGACGGCGCGGCGACACAGCCCGCGCCGTCGAAGCCCGCCTCGAACAGCACGCCCGGCGACCGGGCGAGCGGGTCTTCCGGCGGCGGCAAGGGCACCGCCGCGGTCTCGACGCACCAGGGCAGCCAGGGGTACTCGATCGGACTGCCGAAGGGGTGGAAGTACCAGTCCACGGGTGCCGCGGGCGACCGGTTCACCGGGCCCGACGGACAGAAGCTGCTCATCGCCTGGACGTCCACGCCCAAGGGCGACCCGGTGGCGGACTGGAAGAGCCAGGAGCGCTACATGCAGCGCGCGCAGTACAAGAAGATCCGAATAGAGCAGGTGGACTACCGCGGCTGGAACACGGCCGACTGGGAGTTCACCTACGTGGACGGCGGCACCAAGTACCGGACCATCGACCGCGGTTTCGTCGTCGACGACCGGCAGGGCTACGCGCTGATGTACACGGCGAAGGCGGCCGACTGGGACGGTGAGCTGCGCAAGCAGACCTGGCGGACACTG